A region from the Beduinella massiliensis genome encodes:
- the rfbB gene encoding dTDP-glucose 4,6-dehydratase, with protein sequence MTIIVTGGAGFIGSNFIFHMLNKYPDDRIVCLDKLTYAGNLSTLAPAMDNPNFRFVKADICDREAVYRLFEEEQPDVVVNFAAESHVDRSIEDPGIFLQTNILGTATLMDACRKYGIKRYHQVSTDEVYGDLPLDRPDLFFTEETPIHTSSPYSASKASADLLVLAYHRTFGLPVTLSRCSNNYGPYHFPEKLIPLMIANALDDKPLPVYGEGLNVRDWLYVEDHCKAIDLIIHKGRVGEVYNVGGHNEMKNIDIVKIICKELNKPESLITYVTDRKGHDMRYAIDPTKIHTELGWLPETKFEDGIRKTIQWYLDNRSWWEAIISGEYQDYYRRMYGNR encoded by the coding sequence ATGACGATCATCGTGACTGGCGGGGCAGGATTCATTGGCTCCAACTTCATCTTTCATATGCTAAACAAGTACCCGGACGACCGCATCGTCTGCTTGGATAAACTGACGTATGCGGGGAACCTGTCGACCCTTGCTCCTGCGATGGATAACCCGAACTTCCGCTTCGTGAAGGCGGATATTTGCGACCGTGAGGCCGTGTATAGGCTCTTTGAGGAGGAGCAGCCGGATGTCGTCGTCAACTTTGCGGCGGAGTCCCATGTGGACCGTTCGATTGAAGACCCGGGTATCTTCCTGCAAACCAATATTCTTGGTACGGCCACGCTGATGGATGCCTGCCGCAAGTACGGTATCAAGCGTTACCATCAGGTGTCTACCGACGAGGTCTACGGCGACTTGCCGCTCGACCGCCCGGATCTGTTCTTTACCGAGGAGACCCCTATTCATACGTCCAGTCCCTATTCTGCGTCGAAGGCCAGCGCCGATCTGCTGGTGCTGGCGTATCATCGCACCTTCGGCCTGCCCGTCACCCTCAGCCGCTGCTCCAACAACTACGGCCCCTACCACTTCCCGGAGAAGCTGATTCCCCTGATGATCGCAAACGCATTGGATGATAAGCCTCTGCCCGTGTACGGCGAGGGGCTGAATGTACGCGACTGGCTGTATGTGGAGGATCACTGCAAGGCGATTGACCTCATCATCCACAAGGGACGCGTAGGCGAGGTGTACAACGTCGGCGGTCACAACGAGATGAAGAACATCGACATCGTAAAGATCATCTGCAAGGAGCTTAACAAGCCCGAGAGCCTGATTACCTATGTTACCGACCGCAAGGGCCATGATATGCGCTACGCCATTGATCCCACGAAGATTCATACAGAGCTTGGCTGGCTGCCGGAGACGAAATTTGAGGATGGCATCAGGAAGACGATTCAATGGTATCTGGACAATCGTTCCTGGTGGGAGGCGATTATCTCGGGAGAATATCAGGATTACTATCGAAGAATGTACGGCAATCGATAA
- a CDS encoding acyltransferase family protein — translation MQSKTNHSKRIAWLDIAKGILILCIIMGHCSSPFGNLVYTFHIPAFFFFAGYTAHFDRKHYIGRRFLTRVVPFYALNTLFIIALAALGKLLPSVYHLFYAEKIDWVEKIGTLAVYSGGIDLTGALWFVLALFWCEVIAKLLYELCRWLHTQKWHLPLCIAVGFGGYFVTQMELLYRPYTFNFDLGLFALFFYALGTLCGGKKVFENTDPDIMTPLCAVLVWFVAYLTSNKNNWPTREFGSIVFMIVGALSGVYLVYVLAKEMEGLDHRVMISIGQSSFALMSLHFLAFRLVSTVLFLLKVVDISALSTFPAASGRDCGLAI, via the coding sequence ATGCAATCAAAGACGAACCACAGCAAGCGTATTGCTTGGCTTGATATCGCCAAAGGAATCCTGATTCTGTGCATTATCATGGGACACTGTTCGTCGCCCTTTGGAAACCTTGTTTATACTTTTCATATCCCAGCGTTCTTTTTCTTTGCAGGATATACAGCTCACTTTGACAGAAAGCACTACATTGGCAGGCGCTTTTTGACAAGGGTTGTCCCCTTCTATGCGCTCAACACCCTGTTCATCATCGCATTGGCTGCGCTGGGAAAGCTGCTTCCCTCCGTATATCATCTGTTTTATGCAGAAAAGATCGACTGGGTGGAAAAGATCGGAACGTTGGCTGTCTATTCGGGCGGCATCGATCTGACAGGCGCCCTGTGGTTTGTTCTTGCACTGTTTTGGTGCGAAGTGATCGCAAAGCTGCTTTATGAGCTTTGCAGATGGCTCCACACACAGAAATGGCATCTGCCGCTGTGTATCGCCGTAGGCTTCGGTGGTTACTTTGTTACACAAATGGAATTGCTATATCGGCCGTATACATTCAATTTTGATTTGGGACTATTCGCGTTGTTTTTCTATGCACTTGGTACGTTGTGCGGAGGAAAGAAGGTCTTTGAGAACACTGATCCTGACATCATGACACCCCTGTGTGCAGTGCTGGTATGGTTTGTTGCTTACTTAACTTCCAACAAAAACAATTGGCCTACGCGTGAGTTCGGCAGTATTGTGTTTATGATTGTAGGAGCGCTCAGCGGCGTTTACTTGGTCTATGTCCTCGCCAAGGAGATGGAAGGCTTAGACCACCGCGTGATGATTTCAATTGGTCAAAGTAGCTTTGCATTGATGAGCTTGCATTTTCTGGCTTTTCGACTTGTTTCGACTGTCCTGTTTTTGCTCAAAGTGGTTGATATTTCTGCACTTAGCACGTTCCCGGCTGCCAGCGGAAGGGACTGTGGATTGGCTATTTAA
- the wecB gene encoding non-hydrolyzing UDP-N-acetylglucosamine 2-epimerase, whose product MKKVMLVFGTRPEAIKMCPLVLELKKRPELEIVVCVTGQHRQMLDQVLDAFGVVPDYDLFIMKDRQTLFDVTVNILERIRDVLEQVKPDVVLVHGDTSTTFVTALACFYMQIAVGHVEAGLRTYDIYSPYPEEFNRQAVSIVAKYNFAPTELSKKNLLNEGKKAESIYVTGNTAIDALKTTVRPDYTHSELEWAEDSRLIMLTAHRRENLGEPMHHMFRAIRRIVDEHPDVKVIYPIHMNPVVRKAADEELGDNDRIHIIEPLDVLDFHNFLSRSYLILTDSGGIQEEAPSLGKPVLVMRNTTERPEGIAAGTLKLVGVNEDTIYTEFKRLLEDKTAYEAMSKASNPYGDGLACVRIADALVNE is encoded by the coding sequence ATGAAGAAGGTTATGCTTGTCTTTGGCACCCGTCCGGAAGCGATCAAGATGTGTCCTTTGGTTCTAGAATTGAAGAAGCGCCCGGAGCTGGAGATTGTTGTCTGCGTGACGGGCCAGCATCGTCAGATGCTCGATCAGGTGCTGGATGCGTTTGGCGTTGTGCCGGATTATGATTTGTTCATTATGAAGGACAGACAGACGCTCTTTGATGTGACGGTCAACATTCTGGAGCGCATTCGCGATGTGCTGGAACAGGTAAAGCCCGATGTCGTGCTGGTGCATGGCGACACGAGCACTACGTTCGTTACTGCCTTGGCGTGCTTCTACATGCAGATTGCAGTGGGCCATGTTGAGGCCGGCCTGCGCACGTATGACATTTATTCTCCTTACCCTGAGGAGTTCAACCGTCAGGCTGTTAGCATTGTGGCCAAGTATAACTTTGCCCCTACAGAGCTGTCCAAGAAGAACTTGCTTAACGAAGGTAAAAAGGCTGAGTCCATCTATGTGACCGGCAATACGGCCATCGATGCGCTGAAGACCACTGTTCGTCCCGATTATACGCATTCCGAACTGGAGTGGGCAGAAGACAGCCGTCTGATCATGCTCACCGCGCATCGCCGTGAGAATCTCGGCGAGCCGATGCATCACATGTTCCGCGCTATTCGCCGCATTGTGGATGAGCATCCGGACGTAAAGGTAATTTACCCCATTCACATGAATCCGGTTGTGCGTAAGGCAGCGGATGAAGAACTGGGCGATAACGATCGTATCCACATCATTGAGCCACTTGATGTGCTGGATTTCCACAACTTTCTTTCCCGTTCGTACCTGATACTTACCGACAGCGGCGGAATTCAGGAAGAAGCGCCCAGCCTTGGCAAACCAGTGCTAGTCATGCGCAACACCACCGAGCGCCCCGAAGGCATCGCCGCCGGTACTCTCAAGCTGGTTGGTGTCAATGAGGACACCATCTATACGGAGTTCAAGCGTCTGTTGGAAGACAAGACGGCTTATGAAGCCATGAGCAAGGCAAGCAATCCCTATGGCGATGGTCTAGCTTGCGTTCGAATTGCCGATGCGCTGGTGAACGAGTAA
- the rfbD gene encoding dTDP-4-dehydrorhamnose reductase, whose protein sequence is MTVLVTGVAGQLGHDVMNELALRGIEGIGSDIAPIYSGAADGTAVMEMPYVPMDITDAEAVERVLNAAQPDVVVHCAAWTAVDAAEDEANAQRVRAINAYGTENIAKVCKALDCKMVYISTDYVFDGQGKEPWQPDCRSYKPLNVYGETKLAGELAVSRLLSKYFIVRIAWVFGLNGKNFIRTMLNLGNTHRTIRVVDDQIGTPTYTFDLARLLVDMLLTEKYGYYHATNEGGYISWYDFACEIFRQAGMNVTVVPVTTAEYGVSKAARPFNSRLDKRKLTENGFTPLPDWRDALQRYLKAYLTLDEG, encoded by the coding sequence ATGACGGTATTGGTGACAGGCGTAGCCGGGCAGCTTGGCCACGATGTGATGAATGAGCTGGCACTGCGAGGGATTGAGGGCATCGGCAGCGATATCGCACCCATATACAGCGGGGCTGCGGACGGTACAGCTGTGATGGAGATGCCCTATGTGCCGATGGATATCACGGACGCAGAGGCCGTGGAGCGGGTACTGAATGCGGCACAGCCCGACGTGGTCGTGCACTGCGCGGCTTGGACGGCGGTGGATGCCGCCGAGGACGAGGCAAATGCGCAGAGGGTACGCGCCATTAACGCGTACGGCACGGAGAATATTGCGAAGGTTTGCAAGGCACTCGACTGCAAGATGGTTTACATTAGCACAGACTACGTGTTCGACGGACAAGGAAAGGAACCATGGCAGCCGGACTGCCGAAGTTATAAACCGCTCAACGTCTACGGCGAAACGAAGCTGGCGGGTGAGCTTGCGGTCAGCAGGCTGCTGAGCAAGTATTTCATCGTGCGCATCGCTTGGGTCTTCGGCCTAAACGGGAAGAACTTTATCAGAACCATGCTGAATTTGGGGAATACGCACCGCACGATCCGCGTGGTAGACGATCAAATCGGCACGCCTACCTACACATTTGACTTGGCGCGGCTGCTGGTGGACATGCTGCTGACGGAAAAATACGGTTACTACCATGCGACAAACGAGGGTGGATACATCAGCTGGTACGACTTTGCCTGCGAGATTTTCCGTCAGGCGGGTATGAATGTAACAGTGGTTCCTGTTACGACGGCGGAATATGGCGTATCAAAGGCGGCGAGACCGTTTAACAGCAGGCTCGACAAACGGAAGCTGACCGAAAACGGATTTACACCGCTGCCGGATTGGCGGGATGCGCTGCAACGGTATTTGAAGGCATATCTCACCTTGGATGAGGGATGA
- a CDS encoding VTC domain-containing protein: MESFQSVFKRYEKKYLVSAEQASSLMKCLLKHMRADDYGRTTICSVYMDTPDFQLIRTSLEKPVYKEKLRLRTYGVPAAESPAYVEIKKKYKGVVYKRRISTAYALAEAWLFHGLCVPTQGQIESEIAWFLKSYENIAPAASICYDRVALYGLEDPQLRVTLDENIRYRTRDLSLFCGSGGELLIAPGERLMEIKVAGGMPLWLAEALSELQIYPTSFSKYGNAYKAMMEKKEAVQIA, encoded by the coding sequence ATGGAATCGTTTCAAAGCGTATTCAAGCGGTATGAGAAAAAATATCTGGTGAGCGCCGAGCAGGCGTCTTCGTTGATGAAATGTCTGTTAAAACACATGCGCGCGGACGATTACGGCCGCACGACGATTTGCAGCGTGTACATGGATACGCCGGACTTCCAATTGATTCGCACGTCGCTCGAAAAGCCGGTTTACAAGGAGAAACTTCGCCTGCGCACATACGGCGTGCCGGCCGCCGAGAGCCCGGCCTACGTGGAGATCAAGAAAAAGTACAAGGGCGTGGTGTATAAGCGGCGCATAAGTACGGCTTATGCTTTGGCGGAGGCGTGGCTTTTCCATGGGCTTTGCGTGCCCACGCAGGGACAGATCGAATCGGAGATCGCGTGGTTTCTAAAGAGCTATGAAAATATCGCGCCCGCTGCATCGATATGTTATGACCGCGTCGCGTTATATGGACTGGAAGACCCGCAACTGCGCGTGACGCTGGACGAAAATATCCGTTATCGTACGCGCGACCTCTCGCTTTTCTGCGGGTCGGGCGGAGAACTGCTCATCGCGCCGGGCGAACGCCTGATGGAAATCAAGGTCGCGGGCGGCATGCCGCTGTGGCTTGCGGAGGCGCTCAGCGAACTTCAAATCTATCCTACCTCGTTTTCCAAGTACGGAAACGCCTACAAGGCCATGATGGAGAAAAAGGAGGCTGTACAAATTGCCTGA
- the rfbA gene encoding glucose-1-phosphate thymidylyltransferase RfbA, whose translation MKGIVLAGGAGTRLYPLTMVTSKQLLPVYDKPMIYYPLSTLMLAGIKEILIISTPEDTPRFEHLLGDGGQFGVKLTYCVQPSPDGLAQAFLLGEDFVGDDACAMVLGDNIFYGNGFGKILRASVENAEQNDRATVFGYYVNDPERFGIVEFDEDGRVISVEEKPEKPKSNYAITGLYFYPKGVSAMAHDVKPSARGELEITTLNDMYLRQARLDVQLLGRGFAWLDTGTMDSLVDAADFVRMIEKRQGIKISAPEEIAYKNGWITKEKLLDSANRYGKSPYGQHLKSVAEGRVRY comes from the coding sequence ATGAAGGGTATCGTTCTCGCCGGCGGCGCAGGCACACGCCTGTACCCATTGACTATGGTCACGTCCAAGCAGCTGTTGCCCGTGTATGACAAGCCTATGATCTACTACCCGCTTTCCACGCTGATGCTTGCGGGGATCAAGGAAATCCTGATCATCTCCACGCCGGAAGACACGCCGCGCTTTGAACACCTGCTGGGAGATGGCGGCCAGTTCGGCGTAAAACTTACCTATTGCGTGCAGCCGTCCCCGGATGGACTGGCACAGGCATTCCTGCTGGGCGAGGACTTCGTCGGAGACGATGCGTGCGCGATGGTGCTGGGCGATAACATCTTTTACGGAAACGGCTTTGGCAAGATTTTGCGCGCTTCAGTGGAAAATGCGGAGCAAAACGATCGAGCCACCGTGTTTGGCTACTACGTCAACGACCCGGAGCGCTTTGGTATCGTAGAATTCGACGAGGACGGACGTGTGATTTCCGTGGAAGAGAAGCCGGAAAAACCCAAGAGCAATTACGCCATCACCGGATTGTACTTCTACCCGAAGGGCGTATCTGCCATGGCACACGACGTGAAACCCTCCGCGCGCGGTGAACTGGAAATCACCACGCTGAACGACATGTACCTCAGGCAGGCTCGGCTGGATGTGCAGCTCTTGGGCCGCGGTTTTGCTTGGTTGGACACCGGCACGATGGACAGTCTGGTGGATGCTGCGGACTTCGTGCGGATGATTGAGAAGCGCCAGGGGATCAAGATCAGCGCGCCGGAGGAAATTGCATATAAAAATGGCTGGATCACAAAGGAAAAGCTGCTCGATTCGGCGAATCGGTATGGTAAGAGCCCCTATGGACAGCATCTTAAGTCCGTGGCGGAGGGAAGGGTGCGGTATTAA
- a CDS encoding glycosyltransferase encodes MKILLEAYLARNFGDDLFVVLLAQHYHEHEFYLIDDEHRCAAIIHSNHLCNLHSIAKQEIDQFIHEFGAYIFVGGDFYPPYIDYDGRCNRIKKVKENGGKTFVLGGSLYKHYPEDSLSDVYRFFHMIDIVSFRDKVSYEQCRHLFPDVLAYYACDMAFTLSDHFAQQTFDITRTANLGMSVRRKLNGTQKQYDVYIQEMADLAEIHLKRSPENQVTFFAFSTNEFDDRDTVDDIIALMDEHVQDRIRVVEYSRDVMAFIAQISTCDAMICTRFHSLCMALIMSKPFAVINYEAKIENLLSDLKYEGLMVSYGEPTTGEKILDSIKSNRVDAQTLKVYRSKGNYFFSLSDMVLGKGADTLENENIEARLNLAKEIVEKQLELLSIQNEKINQQSELLNTQNEKINQQSELLNAQNEKINQQSKLLSTQNERIEKQSVEIVNQENRFQKTGSQYVTILREIALYSRQSANHGREVTSIRSTKIAHLLSRLHNQFLRGSMQEKKAFLSWLFKRTGKNDHSYNPLYSMIESLDAIYEKASTGLSRSVALVSDAPIQIGADLGEKLAPLAEALGEYSGRYVCVLPPIVDFDIELFQRPQQIGIALAELGIMLIYVTPNYNDHVLGVRKLYDDKLILIPDDVPLDAILQTVRKYKKESVLEVYSTDIRLTLAEVKRLQAYADRIVYEYIDEISPEITGKVPDFVIERHKGVLADPSFSVLSTADKLHGEVVNIRGGEVNCVLSSNGVDIQHFTVPKADVANLPKDFAVVVKRNKPIIGYYGAIATWFDFELLKEAATLRPDYEFVVIGPTINDKVNQEIAALNSVSNITVCNAVNYKELPGVAQYFTVATISFVCNDITESTSPIKIFEYMAMGKPIVTSYIRECLKYPVYVTSTVQEYVAKLDQAIADAQNPEKIDEIKACADQYSWTACAMQLMRAAYPTVEARMEWVVLSAIDWDFRIQRPQHLARLLAEKGDRVTYVNTDMSTELCEEKRGNVDLLKLATTKLGTYSVFLLESEQDSEELFHQLDDYLSHHHIRTANILVEYPTWFGIAKRLHEKYGFHVFFDYIDEYEGFNGTNTNKFIQQGVNWLNANSSAVFASSQYLYDHTSQAKAPRFIVRNGTESAAFASARSEAHSGKKIIGYYGAVADWFDADLVLYAAKQLPDCRFVIVGNCDSKVAAKLGAQSNMEFVGEVPYNQLTGWLKTFDVCLIPFKASLSLIKATNPVKFYEYLSAGKKVVTTEIAELMSFRDQYVLMSNDPDGFTNAIKRCLDGTDGLASEGNRISFGKANDWSERATVIRTEAAKVYPKVSVVILTWNNAKYNIECLRSIYDYSGYPNLEVIVVDNASTDGTPNRLKKFAAGHNGIKLVLNNENLGFAAGMNTGIREATGDYYVILNNDTVVTPGWISGMIASLQQKDIGAVGCMTNAIANDAKVEGKYDVIAQMNDFALMRSQQHAGEIFDIKVLALFCTMISRTVVDEVGLLDEQFKVGMFEDDDYSLRLHKQGYRTVCAEDVFIHHYGRSGFKQLTDNEYMRIFNANKERYEKKHGISWTQHVNG; translated from the coding sequence ATGAAGATCTTGCTGGAAGCTTATCTTGCCAGAAACTTTGGAGACGATCTGTTTGTTGTGCTGCTGGCTCAGCATTATCATGAACATGAATTCTATCTGATTGATGATGAGCATCGATGCGCGGCGATTATTCACTCCAATCATTTATGCAATCTGCATTCCATAGCAAAGCAGGAAATCGACCAATTTATTCATGAATTCGGTGCATACATCTTTGTGGGCGGTGACTTCTATCCGCCCTATATCGATTATGATGGTCGCTGTAACCGAATCAAGAAGGTAAAAGAGAATGGAGGAAAGACGTTTGTTCTCGGCGGCAGCCTTTACAAGCATTACCCGGAGGATAGTCTTTCCGATGTTTATCGCTTTTTCCATATGATCGATATCGTCTCTTTCCGTGACAAGGTGTCTTACGAACAATGTAGGCATCTTTTTCCTGATGTCCTGGCTTACTATGCTTGTGATATGGCCTTTACGCTCTCGGATCATTTCGCGCAGCAAACCTTTGACATTACCCGAACAGCAAACTTAGGTATGTCTGTTCGCAGAAAGCTGAATGGAACACAGAAGCAGTATGATGTATATATCCAGGAAATGGCAGATTTGGCCGAGATTCATCTGAAACGCTCCCCCGAGAATCAAGTAACATTTTTTGCATTTTCAACTAATGAATTTGATGATCGCGATACCGTTGATGACATTATTGCATTGATGGATGAGCATGTACAGGACCGCATCCGAGTTGTTGAATATTCCAGAGATGTTATGGCATTTATTGCGCAAATTAGTACATGTGATGCTATGATATGCACCCGATTCCATTCTTTGTGCATGGCACTCATAATGAGCAAACCGTTTGCAGTGATCAATTATGAAGCGAAAATTGAGAATCTGCTATCAGATTTGAAATACGAGGGGCTGATGGTTTCCTATGGAGAACCCACAACCGGCGAAAAGATCCTTGATTCGATCAAATCTAATCGAGTGGATGCGCAAACACTAAAAGTCTATCGTTCCAAAGGAAATTACTTTTTTAGTCTTAGTGACATGGTGTTGGGAAAGGGCGCGGATACATTGGAAAACGAAAATATCGAAGCGCGGCTCAATCTTGCAAAAGAAATTGTTGAAAAGCAACTGGAGTTGCTCAGCATACAAAATGAGAAAATTAATCAGCAATCTGAATTGCTAAACACCCAAAATGAAAAAATCAATCAGCAATCTGAATTGCTAAACGCCCAAAATGAAAAAATCAATCAGCAATCTAAATTGTTGAGTACGCAAAACGAACGGATCGAGAAGCAATCGGTAGAAATTGTAAACCAAGAAAACCGTTTCCAAAAAACGGGATCGCAATATGTGACTATACTGCGCGAAATTGCCCTATATAGCAGACAGAGCGCCAATCACGGCCGCGAAGTCACCAGTATCCGTTCGACAAAGATAGCACATCTGCTCAGTCGTCTCCATAATCAATTCCTACGCGGTAGTATGCAGGAGAAGAAGGCGTTCCTTTCTTGGCTGTTTAAACGTACGGGCAAGAATGATCACAGCTACAATCCCCTATATTCAATGATTGAGTCATTGGACGCGATCTACGAAAAAGCGTCAACAGGTTTGTCTCGTTCTGTTGCGTTGGTTTCGGATGCTCCCATCCAGATTGGGGCTGATCTCGGAGAAAAGCTTGCTCCTTTAGCTGAAGCACTCGGTGAGTACAGCGGTCGTTATGTGTGCGTTCTGCCTCCAATTGTCGATTTTGACATCGAGCTGTTTCAGCGTCCGCAGCAGATTGGTATCGCCCTGGCAGAACTGGGCATCATGTTGATCTATGTGACCCCCAATTACAACGACCATGTGTTGGGGGTGCGCAAACTGTATGATGACAAGCTGATCCTCATCCCCGATGATGTTCCTCTGGATGCCATTCTGCAAACCGTGCGGAAATATAAAAAAGAATCCGTGCTGGAAGTGTATTCCACAGATATTCGCCTTACGCTGGCTGAGGTCAAGCGTCTGCAAGCCTATGCAGACCGCATCGTATACGAATATATCGATGAAATTTCTCCCGAGATTACCGGCAAAGTGCCCGATTTTGTAATCGAGCGTCACAAAGGTGTGCTTGCTGATCCTTCCTTCAGCGTGCTGAGTACTGCAGACAAGCTGCACGGCGAGGTTGTCAACATCCGCGGCGGCGAGGTGAACTGTGTCCTCTCCTCCAATGGTGTGGACATCCAGCATTTCACGGTACCAAAGGCGGACGTGGCTAATCTGCCAAAAGATTTTGCCGTCGTTGTCAAGCGCAACAAGCCCATCATCGGCTATTACGGCGCCATTGCAACATGGTTTGATTTTGAACTGCTCAAGGAAGCGGCTACTCTCCGCCCCGATTACGAGTTCGTAGTCATTGGCCCCACGATCAATGACAAGGTCAATCAGGAGATTGCCGCCTTGAATAGCGTTTCCAACATCACCGTATGCAACGCCGTCAATTACAAGGAACTGCCCGGTGTAGCCCAGTATTTCACGGTAGCAACTATTTCATTTGTCTGCAATGATATTACGGAATCCACTTCGCCTATTAAAATTTTTGAGTACATGGCGATGGGTAAGCCCATTGTTACCTCCTATATCCGTGAATGTCTCAAATATCCTGTCTATGTAACCTCTACCGTGCAGGAATATGTTGCAAAGCTGGATCAGGCCATTGCAGATGCGCAGAATCCTGAAAAGATTGACGAGATCAAGGCTTGTGCCGATCAGTATTCCTGGACCGCCTGCGCCATGCAGTTGATGCGTGCCGCGTATCCTACTGTTGAGGCCAGAATGGAATGGGTGGTTCTGTCGGCCATTGACTGGGATTTCCGCATTCAGCGCCCGCAGCATCTGGCTCGCCTGCTGGCAGAAAAAGGCGACCGTGTAACCTACGTCAATACGGACATGAGCACCGAGCTGTGCGAAGAAAAGCGCGGCAATGTTGATCTGCTAAAATTGGCCACCACTAAACTGGGAACCTATAGCGTCTTCTTGCTTGAGTCCGAACAGGACAGCGAGGAGCTGTTTCATCAGCTGGATGACTATTTGTCGCACCATCACATCCGTACGGCGAATATTCTAGTGGAGTACCCGACTTGGTTTGGTATTGCAAAGCGTTTGCATGAGAAGTACGGCTTCCATGTATTCTTCGACTACATTGATGAGTATGAAGGATTTAACGGAACCAACACCAACAAGTTCATTCAGCAGGGCGTGAACTGGCTGAATGCTAATAGCAGCGCAGTATTTGCCTCTTCGCAGTATCTGTATGATCATACAAGCCAGGCAAAGGCTCCACGCTTTATCGTGCGCAACGGTACGGAAAGCGCCGCTTTCGCTTCGGCTAGAAGTGAGGCACACAGCGGCAAAAAGATCATTGGTTATTACGGCGCGGTTGCTGACTGGTTTGATGCGGATCTTGTGCTCTACGCTGCCAAACAGCTGCCGGATTGCCGTTTTGTGATTGTTGGCAACTGTGATTCAAAGGTCGCAGCCAAACTGGGTGCACAGTCCAATATGGAATTTGTGGGCGAGGTTCCTTATAACCAGCTTACGGGCTGGTTGAAGACCTTTGATGTTTGTCTGATTCCGTTCAAAGCCTCTTTGAGTTTGATCAAGGCAACGAATCCCGTCAAGTTCTACGAGTATCTCAGCGCAGGCAAAAAGGTTGTAACAACGGAAATTGCGGAATTAATGTCTTTCCGTGATCAATATGTGCTGATGTCCAATGATCCGGACGGTTTTACGAATGCAATCAAGCGCTGTCTGGACGGTACCGATGGACTGGCAAGCGAGGGAAATCGCATCTCCTTTGGCAAGGCCAACGACTGGAGCGAACGTGCTACGGTCATCCGTACCGAAGCAGCGAAAGTTTATCCCAAGGTCAGCGTCGTGATTCTTACTTGGAACAACGCCAAATACAACATTGAATGTTTGCGCAGCATCTACGACTACTCGGGTTATCCCAATCTGGAAGTCATAGTGGTTGACAATGCTTCTACTGACGGAACTCCCAACAGGCTCAAAAAGTTTGCTGCCGGTCATAATGGCATCAAGTTGGTGCTCAATAACGAAAATCTGGGCTTTGCCGCAGGTATGAACACCGGCATCCGAGAAGCTACAGGCGATTATTACGTCATTCTCAACAACGACACGGTGGTTACGCCAGGCTGGATCTCTGGCATGATAGCGTCGCTGCAACAGAAAGACATTGGTGCTGTTGGCTGCATGACCAATGCCATTGCCAATGATGCAAAGGTGGAAGGCAAGTACGATGTGATCGCCCAAATGAATGATTTTGCCCTAATGCGTTCTCAGCAGCACGCAGGCGAAATCTTTGACATCAAAGTGCTGGCACTGTTCTGTACCATGATCAGTCGCACGGTGGTAGACGAGGTTGGCCTGTTGGATGAACAGTTCAAGGTGGGTATGTTTGAAGATGATGACTACTCGCTCAGACTGCATAAGCAGGGCTATCGCACCGTGTGTGCGGAGGATGTTTTCATCCACCACTACGGACGGAGCGGCTTCAAACAGCTTACCGACAACGAATACATGCGAATTTTCAATGCTAACAAAGAGCGCTATGAGAAGAAGCATGGTATTTCGTGGACGCAACATGTTAATGGCTAA
- the rfbC gene encoding dTDP-4-dehydrorhamnose 3,5-epimerase, which produces MKRIDTKLPGVCIVEPDVHGDQRGYFMETYSTQAFADIEINCVFVQDNQSFTAAKGTLRGIHFQNAPMAQAKLVRVTKGAVLDVAVDLRKGSPNYGQWVGVELSAQNKRMLFIPRGFGHGFKTLTDDVEFCYKVDNLYSKECDRGIRFNDPAIGVEWGEVTEGLLSAKDTSSPLLADSDCNFVYGEI; this is translated from the coding sequence ATGAAGCGAATCGACACGAAGCTGCCCGGCGTGTGCATCGTCGAACCGGATGTACATGGCGACCAGCGCGGGTATTTTATGGAGACGTATTCCACACAGGCGTTTGCCGACATTGAAATTAACTGCGTTTTTGTACAGGACAATCAGTCCTTCACCGCGGCGAAAGGAACGCTGCGCGGTATCCACTTCCAGAATGCACCGATGGCACAGGCCAAGCTCGTACGCGTGACAAAGGGGGCGGTGCTGGATGTAGCCGTCGATTTGCGCAAAGGAAGTCCGAACTATGGTCAATGGGTCGGCGTGGAGCTTTCCGCGCAGAACAAGCGCATGCTGTTCATCCCGCGCGGCTTCGGCCACGGATTCAAGACCCTGACCGACGATGTGGAGTTTTGCTACAAGGTGGACAACCTCTACAGCAAGGAATGCGACCGTGGCATCCGTTTTAACGATCCGGCTATCGGCGTGGAGTGGGGAGAGGTGACGGAAGGGTTACTTTCCGCAAAGGATACGTCTTCGCCGCTGCTTGCGGACAGCGACTGCAACTTTGTATACGGCGAAATCTGA